The genomic stretch CGGTGGACGGTGGGGCAAATTTTCTGAGATTGAGGAAAATAATCCCGGACTTTTTCATAGGTGACGCAGATTCCGTAGAGAACGAAACGATGGATTGGCTGAGGAAAAACAATGTTGAGATGAAGCTTTATCCAAGCGAAAAAGACGAGATAGACCTTGAACTTGCTCTTGAATTTTTCAAAGACGAAGAGAAGATTGTTTTCGGATGGCAAGGTGAACGATTGGATATGATTCTCGCGCTCTTTTATCTTTTGAAAAGGTTCAAAAACACCGTTCTCGAATCTGAAAATCTGACAGTTGGCTATGTGGAAGGAAGAATGATTCTTCGAGCTCGGGTTGGAGAGAAATGGTCTATACTCCCACTCGGGGGAGATGCAACAGGAGTGACTTTGAAGGGTTTTAAATACACCTTAAAAGACGCGAAGATGCCAATTTTGAAACCTTATGGTGTGAGTAACGTGGCTATTAGTAATGAAGTTGAGATAGAAGTGAGAGAAGGAGGTGTGATTTACTTCAGATGGAAGAAAGAACCCTCGTAATATTAGGTGCAACTGGTTCCATTGGGACTCAAACTCTCGACGTATTGAGAAAGACAAGTGGTATTCGTCTCGTGGGTATATCGTTTCACAGAAATGTAGAACTGGCAAAAAGAATTGTAGAGGAATTTCAAGTGGAGAACGTAGCGGTCACGGGCGATGTTCGAGTGGAGAGCGATTTTGCGAAAAAGATATGGAAAGGGCACGATTCCATTGGAGAAATGCTCGAGAGTCTGAAACCCGATATCACAATGGTAGCTGTTTCAGGTTTCAGCGGATTGAGGGCCGTTCTTTTTTCTATTCGTTATTCACGGAGAGTGTGTCTTGCAAACAAAGAGTCTCTCGTCTGCGGTGGATTCCTTGTTAGGAGAAGTTTGAAAAAAACAAATACTGAGCTGATACCAGTTGACAGTGAGCACAATGCTATATTTCAGATTTTAGAATCAGACGTCCAAAAGATAATTCTTACTGCCTCAGGAGGTGCTCTCAGAGATTGGAACGTTGAAGATATGGAGAGTGCTACTCCGGAAGATGTGTTGAAACACCCTGTGTGGAAAATGGGAGCCCGAATCACCGTAGATTCAGCAACGATGGTGAATAAAACATTCGAAGTTCTAGAGGCTATGGAACTTTTCGATTTGCCTTTTGAAAAAGTAGATGTCAAAATACACAGAGAAGGATTGGTCCATGGAGTTGTTATCCTACCGGACGGAAACGTGAAAATTGTTATTTCACCACCCGATATGAGGATACCTATAAGTTATTCTCTATTTTATCCAAAACGTGCCAATTTAGAAACCTTCGCTGTTGAAGAGATTTCAACTCTTTCTTTCGAAGATCCTGATCCAAGAAAATATCCTGTCCTTTCTCTACTCCCCCGCATAAAAGATTCCTACGCGTTGAGAACGGTATTCAATGCAGCAGATGAGGTAGCAGTCAACGCGTTCTTGAAGGGTAAAATAAGATTCGGAGGGATATACAGAGTCATAGAGAAAACCTTGGAGGAGTTCACAAGTTTTTCGGAACCAAAAAACTTGGAAGAGATTGAGCAGATCCACGAGGAAGCGCAGAAAACAGCAGGAAGGGTGACAGAATGGTTATCGTCTATTTCATTTTAATACTCACCGGTGTAATAATGGTTCACGAATTCGGACATTATTTGTTTGCAAAGCTCTTCAAAGTAAAGGTGTTGGAATTTGCTTTAGGATTTGGTCCCAAGATATTCTCTGTTAAGGGGAAGGAAACTGTTTTTAGATTCAACGTGTTTCCTATTGGTGGATACGTAAGGATGCTTGGAGAAGAAGGCGAAGAAATAGCGGATGAGAAAGAACGTGAAAAGAGTTTCTATTCCAAACCTGCTTGGCAGAGGCTCTTGATAACGTTTGCGGGTCCTTTGTTTTCGATTGTAGCAGGTTACGTTCTCTTTCTCCCTATCACTCTATATTGGGGAATCACTCTTCCAGGAATAGACGAAGTCCTTCCTGGAAGTCCCGCTGAAGAGGCGGGCTTGAAGAAGGGAGATATTGTATATTCCATTAACGGTAAAATCGCTTTTGATACGACTATAATCTCTAGTGAAATTCAAAAAGGACTTCCTGTGGAAATGCTGGTGATGAGAAATGGTAGAAAAAAGCCCGTATTGATTGAACCAAGAATGTATCCAAAAACTTACGAAATAGTTTTAGAAAGTGTTGAAGGAGTCCCAAAAGGTAAGCTCGTTTCGGTTAATGGAAATCACGATATTTCGATTTTGAGGGAGTATGTGAACGAATTCGTGACTTTGGAATTTGAAAATGGCTTGGTAAAAGGTATCTTGAAGAGTTTCACCGAAATTCCAGAACGATACATGATCGGTATATCCTTTGCTGGACTTTCGCCTGTTTTCAGGGAGGATTTCTACGAAAAAGGGAATATATTGTTTAGAAAAGGAGATCGAATATTGGAAGTTGAGGGACAAAGAATAGATGGTTGGCAAGATCTGATCATTCTCTATCAGAGGTTGACACTCGGTCAGAATACTTTGATGATAAGCATTCAAGGAGACAAAATAGAATGGTGGAGAGGTCTTTCTGGGACAGTTAAAGTGCTATTCAAAAGGAATGACAAGCTCGTTGAAAAATTTGTTGATGCGAGTTCTCTGAAAACAATTCTCGAGACTCCGAACGTTTTAGAACCACAAATTCCACGGTACAAACCAAAGGACTTTTTCGAAACGGTAGGACTCTCTATAAAAGCATGTAATTACGTACTTTTCGCAACGGTTGCTTCTTTAAAAAATTTCTTCCGAAATGTTCAAACAGGACAGATAGTCGGTGTTGTGGGTCTAGCAGGTGTTATCAGTCAAGCATCGAAAAGTGGAATGGAAGCAGTTCTTACCGTGGTGGCCATCATAACAATAAGCTTGGGAGTGTTAAATCTCTTACCTCTTCCAGCTTTGGATGGGGGAAGAATTATTTTTTCCCTTGTGGAGATGGTTACCAGAAGAAAGCTCGACCCTCGTGTCGAGAACATCATTCACTTTCTTGGTTTCATCTTCCTCATGTTGTTGTTCCTTTACATAACTTTTCTCGATATAGGAAGGTTGATGGGAATATGAGAAGGGCTGTTAAAGTTGGGAAGTTAATCATTGGGGGAAATGCTCCGGTGAGTGTTCAGTCGATGACGAACACAAAAACTTCCAACGTAGAGGAAACAATCTTTCAGATAAAGCGGTTAGAAGAGGCAGGATGTGATGTGGTTCGTGTAGCTGTTCAAGATGAAGAAGATGCTAAAGCTATTCGAAAGATAAGAGAAAGAATCAATATCCCTTTGATTGCTGATATTCAGTTTGATCATAGACTTGCCATACTTTCCATCGAAAACGGTGCGGACAAAATAAGGATAAATCCTGGGAATATGAGAAAGGATCGCTTAAAAGAGGTCGTGGCGGTAGCCAAAGAAAAAGGAGTACCCATTCGTGTGGGAGTGAATGTGGGATCATTGAGAAAGAGAACTTCTGAAAGATGGAAAGATCTCGCAGAATCTGCGCTTGAAGAAGTAAGATTACTCGAAAGTCTAGAATTTTACGATATCGTCGTGTCTGTTAAAAGCTCCGACGTTCTTGAAACGATAAAGGCGAACGAATACATTGCAGAAAAGGTAGATTACCCTATCCATTTGGGAGTGACCGAAGCGGGAGTAGCAGAAACGGCCATTGTGAAATCTTCCATTGCCATCGGCTATCTTCTTTTGAAAGGAATCGGTGATACCATTCGAATCTCCATATCGGGTGATCCTGTAAGGGAAGTGGTCGTGGGAAGAAAAATACTGATCGCTCTCGGTTTGAGAGAAGGTCCTGAAGTGATAGCTTGTCCTACTTGTGGTAGATCGGAAATCGATGTCGAAAAACTTGCAGCGATGGTTGAGGAGAATCTTTTCCACATCAAAAAGAGAGTGAAAATAGCTGTTATGGGGTGTGTTGTTAACGGTATAGGGGAAGGAAAAGATTCTGACATAGGAGTAGCCGGTTTGAAAGATGGAGCGGTCATATTCGTAAAAGGCAAGGTAAAGGAGCGGGTTCCAAAGGAGAAGATAATCGATCGATTGAAATTTTACATAGATCGATATCTTGAGGAGGTGGATTAAATGAAGATCAAAAGATGGAGTGTTCAAGATTTTCCCGTCGTGAAAGATTCGGCAACAGTGAAAGAAACTTTGCACAAAATGAGGCAATACCAAACAAACGAGTGTATTGTAATCGATGACGAGGGATATTTCAAAGGAGTTGTGAACAAAGAAGATTTAATAGATATGGACTTGTCCCTTTCAATTTCTGAAAAGGCATCCCTCCCAGACTTCTTTGTTCACGAAGATGACAACATCACACATGCTTTACTTCTGTTCTTAGAACATCAAGAACCTTATCTTCCGGTGGTTGATGAGAATTTGAAAGTTGTGGGAGCGGTGAGTTTACACGATTTTCTCGAAGCGTTGATAGAGGCTCTTGCCATAGATGTTCCGGGCATTCGGTTCTCGGTGATTTTGGAAGACAAACCTGGTGAGCTAAAGAAAATAGTGGACCTGCTCTCTAGGGGAAACATAAACATTCTCTCGATTTTAACAGCAAGAGAAGTTGATGGAAGAAGAGAGGTGTTTATCAAAGTGGACACTGAGAATGAAAAGCTGCTTGCAGATCTTTTCGACACGATAGGTTTGAAAATAGAGAATTTGGAGAAAGAAGAGGGATTCTGAAAATGGAAGCGCTCCTTGGTGTGATCCAGGGATTCACCGAGTTTCTACCTGTTTCAAGCTCTGGGCATTTGTCTCTTTTCTCCTATTTGTTTCATATCGATCTTGATGCATATCGAACTGCCGTTCTTCACCTTGGTACTCTAGCTTCCGTCATTATTTTCGCATTGGATGGCATAAAGAGAAGTTTGAGAAACTGGCGAATTGTTACCAACTTGGTGATATCCACGATACCAGCCGGTGTTTTCGGTGTGTTATTTGAGAAATACATAGACGATGTGTTTTCTTCCCTCGATGTTCTTCCCGTGTTTTTTCTGATAACTGCTTTAATACTCTTGTTCACCAGAATGAGCTCTGGTGATAGATCGATGGAAAAGATGAAAACTTCAGACGCCTTTCTTGTAGGTTTAGCGCAGGTAGCAGCTCTCTTCCCAGGTATTTCAAGAAGCGGTATCACCGTTTCAACTCTTCTCCTTTTAGGATATAGAAGAGAAGACGCTCTTCAGTATTCTTTCCTTATGTCCATACCCATTGTCTTGGGAGCAGGTCTTTTGGGATTAGAAAGAACACAGATTTCATTTTTGGCACCATTTTCTGCGTTTCTATCCGGTCTAGCAGCACTGTACATTCTCTCAAGATCCGTTAAATCCGGAAAAGTGTGGCAGTTCGCCTATTACTGTCTTTTTGTGGCTATTTTCAGTTATCTTGTGAGGTGATACGAGTTGAAATTGGAGATCTTGGTTTCTGGGGGAAGCATTTTTGTACCAGAAAGGTTGAACGCACATTTTTCCACAGTTATTTATTTGGAAGAAGAGAAGAGAAAAATGTTGATAGATCCTGGTAACCTCCCATCCTTGGAAGAATTGGAAAGAAAACTTTCGAACTTGGGAGTGTCTCCTGATGAGATAACCGACGTGTTTTTTACACACGTACATCTTGATCACATCTTCAATTCTATCTTCTTCGAGAATGCAACTTTTTATGTTCATGAATCGTACAAAACAAAAAATTACCGTTCATTTGGTCCTCTTTTAGGCAAAGCTTATTCATTGGTGATTTCCTCCTGGAAAAACATCGTTTTGCTGAAAGGAGACGAAAGTCTTCTGAATGGCAAAATTCATGTATTTCATACTCCTTGGCATGCTAGGGAACACCTCTCTTTCCTTATTCATACAGATAACGAAGGGAAAGTGCTCGTAGTAGGGGATGTACTGCCTAACAGGCTTAGATACTATGATATAATCAAAGGGTACGAAGAAGGTCAGCTGAAAGATTTTCTTTCCGCTGTTGGAAACATTGATCTTCTCGTTTTTCCACACGATGCACCGTTGAAATTGGAGGTGAAGGAATGAAGGTGGCATTCGTTTCTTATGAAGTTTTCCCTTTTGCGAAAGTCGGAGGACTTGCAGACGTAGCCGGTACTCTTCCGAAATATCTAGAAAAGCAGGGAATAGAAGTTTTTGTGATTATGCCAAAGCATAAACTGGTGGAAAAAAACGCCGAGAAATTTGGTTACAAACTTGAAAAGGTAGTAAGTGAAATCGCAGTTTCTCACGTGAA from Thermotoga sp. KOL6 encodes the following:
- a CDS encoding thiamine diphosphokinase; its protein translation is MICIFANGLYEGELDFSCCEKIVAVDGGANFLRLRKIIPDFFIGDADSVENETMDWLRKNNVEMKLYPSEKDEIDLELALEFFKDEEKIVFGWQGERLDMILALFYLLKRFKNTVLESENLTVGYVEGRMILRARVGEKWSILPLGGDATGVTLKGFKYTLKDAKMPILKPYGVSNVAISNEVEIEVREGGVIYFRWKKEPS
- the dxr gene encoding 1-deoxy-D-xylulose-5-phosphate reductoisomerase, with product MEERTLVILGATGSIGTQTLDVLRKTSGIRLVGISFHRNVELAKRIVEEFQVENVAVTGDVRVESDFAKKIWKGHDSIGEMLESLKPDITMVAVSGFSGLRAVLFSIRYSRRVCLANKESLVCGGFLVRRSLKKTNTELIPVDSEHNAIFQILESDVQKIILTASGGALRDWNVEDMESATPEDVLKHPVWKMGARITVDSATMVNKTFEVLEAMELFDLPFEKVDVKIHREGLVHGVVILPDGNVKIVISPPDMRIPISYSLFYPKRANLETFAVEEISTLSFEDPDPRKYPVLSLLPRIKDSYALRTVFNAADEVAVNAFLKGKIRFGGIYRVIEKTLEEFTSFSEPKNLEEIEQIHEEAQKTAGRVTEWLSSISF
- a CDS encoding RIP metalloprotease; its protein translation is MVIVYFILILTGVIMVHEFGHYLFAKLFKVKVLEFALGFGPKIFSVKGKETVFRFNVFPIGGYVRMLGEEGEEIADEKEREKSFYSKPAWQRLLITFAGPLFSIVAGYVLFLPITLYWGITLPGIDEVLPGSPAEEAGLKKGDIVYSINGKIAFDTTIISSEIQKGLPVEMLVMRNGRKKPVLIEPRMYPKTYEIVLESVEGVPKGKLVSVNGNHDISILREYVNEFVTLEFENGLVKGILKSFTEIPERYMIGISFAGLSPVFREDFYEKGNILFRKGDRILEVEGQRIDGWQDLIILYQRLTLGQNTLMISIQGDKIEWWRGLSGTVKVLFKRNDKLVEKFVDASSLKTILETPNVLEPQIPRYKPKDFFETVGLSIKACNYVLFATVASLKNFFRNVQTGQIVGVVGLAGVISQASKSGMEAVLTVVAIITISLGVLNLLPLPALDGGRIIFSLVEMVTRRKLDPRVENIIHFLGFIFLMLLFLYITFLDIGRLMGI
- the ispG gene encoding flavodoxin-dependent (E)-4-hydroxy-3-methylbut-2-enyl-diphosphate synthase, translated to MRRAVKVGKLIIGGNAPVSVQSMTNTKTSNVEETIFQIKRLEEAGCDVVRVAVQDEEDAKAIRKIRERINIPLIADIQFDHRLAILSIENGADKIRINPGNMRKDRLKEVVAVAKEKGVPIRVGVNVGSLRKRTSERWKDLAESALEEVRLLESLEFYDIVVSVKSSDVLETIKANEYIAEKVDYPIHLGVTEAGVAETAIVKSSIAIGYLLLKGIGDTIRISISGDPVREVVVGRKILIALGLREGPEVIACPTCGRSEIDVEKLAAMVEENLFHIKKRVKIAVMGCVVNGIGEGKDSDIGVAGLKDGAVIFVKGKVKERVPKEKIIDRLKFYIDRYLEEVD
- a CDS encoding CBS domain-containing protein, which gives rise to MKIKRWSVQDFPVVKDSATVKETLHKMRQYQTNECIVIDDEGYFKGVVNKEDLIDMDLSLSISEKASLPDFFVHEDDNITHALLLFLEHQEPYLPVVDENLKVVGAVSLHDFLEALIEALAIDVPGIRFSVILEDKPGELKKIVDLLSRGNINILSILTAREVDGRREVFIKVDTENEKLLADLFDTIGLKIENLEKEEGF
- a CDS encoding undecaprenyl-diphosphate phosphatase, giving the protein MEALLGVIQGFTEFLPVSSSGHLSLFSYLFHIDLDAYRTAVLHLGTLASVIIFALDGIKRSLRNWRIVTNLVISTIPAGVFGVLFEKYIDDVFSSLDVLPVFFLITALILLFTRMSSGDRSMEKMKTSDAFLVGLAQVAALFPGISRSGITVSTLLLLGYRREDALQYSFLMSIPIVLGAGLLGLERTQISFLAPFSAFLSGLAALYILSRSVKSGKVWQFAYYCLFVAIFSYLVR
- a CDS encoding MBL fold metallo-hydrolase; protein product: MKLEILVSGGSIFVPERLNAHFSTVIYLEEEKRKMLIDPGNLPSLEELERKLSNLGVSPDEITDVFFTHVHLDHIFNSIFFENATFYVHESYKTKNYRSFGPLLGKAYSLVISSWKNIVLLKGDESLLNGKIHVFHTPWHAREHLSFLIHTDNEGKVLVVGDVLPNRLRYYDIIKGYEEGQLKDFLSAVGNIDLLVFPHDAPLKLEVKE